A single genomic interval of Lathyrus oleraceus cultivar Zhongwan6 chromosome 7, CAAS_Psat_ZW6_1.0, whole genome shotgun sequence harbors:
- the LOC127103625 gene encoding uncharacterized protein LOC127103625: MGELRPSRMSVQLTDRSVKFSLGMLENVPVRTDQLYIPTDFIIMDIKEDSNIPIILGRPFLATVGAIINVKKGKLTFEVGEKKVEFILTQFLKASTIDDTCCLLDVIGECVREMENEQTHTPKY; the protein is encoded by the coding sequence atgggagaattaagaccatCTAGGATGTCCGTACAACTTACGGATCGTTCTGTTAAATTCTCCTTAGGCATGTTAGAGAACGTTCCGGTGCGCACAGATCAATTATATATTCCTACTGATTTTATAATCATGGACATAAAAGAGGATTCCAATATccctatcatattaggaagaccattcttagccACTGTCGGAGCTATTATAAATGTTAAGAAAGGCAAGCTAACCTTTGAAGTTGGTGAGAAAAAAGTCGAATTTATTTTGACGCAATTCTTAAAGGCATCAACTATAGACGATACATGTTGTCTGCTAGATGTCATCGGCGAATGTGTAAGAGAAATGGAGAATGAACAAACTCATACTCCGAAATACTGA